In a single window of the Pocillopora verrucosa isolate sample1 chromosome 4, ASM3666991v2, whole genome shotgun sequence genome:
- the LOC131786465 gene encoding kinesin-like protein unc-104, whose protein sequence is MSSVKVAVRVRPFASRENNRSCKCIIGMHGPTTTILNPRNLSEKPKSFNFDYSYWSHDENDAHFASQKQVYADIGKEMLAHAFEGYNICIFAYGQTGSGKSYTMMGKQEADQKGIIPQLCEELFQKIDSESSDELMLSAEVSYLEIYCERVRDLLSPKAKNNLRVREHPMLGPYVEDLTKLAVTSFEDINDLIDEGNKARTVAATNMNETSSRSHAIFSIVFTQRRHDSLTDLSTAKVSKLSLVDLAGSERADATGAKGERLKEGANINKSLTTLGKVISALAEQSSQKKKRKSDFIPFRDSVLTWLLRENLGGNSKTAMIAAISPADINFEETLSTLRYADRAKQILCKAIVNEDPNAKIIRELKEEVSKLKELLVNEGYNPDDLQSVLRQGSTHLPRRYSQEFHDGTLERLKASEKLIAELNETWEEKLRKTEAIKQEREAMLAEMGVAIHTDGHTVGLFQPRRRPHLVNLNEDPLMSECLLYYIKDGTTRVGQAMAKSHQDIQLSGENILDEHCVLEHTQGVVKIIPCENSRTFVNGKLITESTVLRSGARIILGNNHVFRFNFPDQAREERIRQSRGNLLEDINGKSEGKVEEPVDWSFAVLELLREQGWDVKEMNERVVELEEQIKREKDQADLLLEQQRLTYETRLQELQRQMDQSSVPSSESVDSDIDVDSFDSESPLTERELNLAEVVIDKWRCYVCTSLRDALLSHAVLLKEANAISVELRKKVEFQFTLLTDTLYTPLPSFLLSDVKHKDNPTVLAVEVKDMKHGASHFWSLGKLRDRLEDMRFLYDTAAETNSKISFDSADPFYDSLPWFRLIGRSFVYLSNLVFGVPLEQTVPIVSELGDIQGNLSINIQQCTDGDTWQVDETGRSWVLWLEFPSDDHEQKSENEREVEEAVEADEVQEPPFSKGTLHVGQPYVISITVQQAQGIPTQYTDVFCQIRFLCSEEDEGFSTEPVTNKQNGGPLGFYYNQKIGVVVTREFIDYISTRPLQVEVFGHYQHHPQHQSTAQLPRAIVKEGEFSSKYLKESSPAVPLPYQPCDEEGTLKFDLLVWVEVFEMSPSGDYFPCVVRRKNDTPCGGVFLLHQGIQRRLVVTIIHENSMDIRIRKVTELAVGRVRTALTPPPAGESSTHTVSLNVLSPQVQSHPDENRCVFRFEAAWDSSLHNSILLNRVTPPGELVFVTISAYLELENCCQTSCLTKDIPVCVFGRDSKTSSRSVWSLFGSSRRPENDKLSDIFELVFHPADEHGQLMKTKKRAVIDTSSIYVRGEENLGEWKPRGISLLDEHQSHLDKLERIQEVGKARHILCLGETLMSSDRPDNVLVDPGIFSAGSTYSSRSSLGSISLSSSFLSVASLPAGKPLRFTRDVNPEQVKETLIKKCLRLLMWRKDLCEAKALSRAPSSEGSASALGTQEKEQEDESKVEYYVPEVLLVRKNPVTSKRGYLHIMDDCSSRWSKCYVVVRKPYVLLYRQEGDPVEKFLINLKHSKVECPEYFVSFSVFSIRTRHCRFLVRNTTEKEEDAYDWLYALDPLLVGSLRSRKGSSKHGHK, encoded by the exons ATGTCTTCTGTGAAAGTGGCTGTTCGAGTTCGGCCGTTTGCGAGCCGAGAAAACAATCGAAGCTGCAAATGTATAATTGGGATGCACGGACCTACCACAA ctatccTAAATCCTAGAAACTTGAGTGAAAAGCCCAAGAGTTTTAACTTTGATTACTCATACTGGTCTCATGATGAA AATGATGCCCACTTTGCATCCCAAAAGCAAGTGTATGCAGACATTGGTAAAGAGATGTTGGCACATGCATTTGAGGG ATACAACATCTGCATATTTGCATATGGCCAGACAGGCTCTGGAAAGTCTTATACAATGATGGGCAAACAAGAGGCAGACCAGAAAGGAATCATACCACAG cttTGTGAAGAGTTGTTCCAAAAGATTGACAGTGAGAGCAGCGATGAGTTGATGTTATCTGCTGAG GTCAGCTATCTTGAGATCTACTGTGAAAGAGTGAGAGATTTGCTGAGTCCAAAAGCTAAGAACAACTTAAGAGTGAG GGAACATCCAATGTTGGGGCCATATGTAGAAGACTTGACTAAACTTGCTGTCACTTCATTTGAGGATATAAATGACCTTATTGATGAAGGCAACAAAGCTAG GACAGTTGCTGCAACAAACATGAACGAAACCAGCAGTAGATCCCATGCAATCTTTAGCATTGTGTTTACACAGAGGAGGCATGACTCCTTAACAGACCTATCAACAGCTAAG GTCAGCAAACTGAGTTTGGTAGATCTTGCTGGGAGTGAGAGAGCAGATGCAACAGGGGCTAAAGGGGAGAGACTTAAG GAAGGTGCAAACATCAACAAATCATTGACAACTCTTGGAAAGGTGATATCTGCTCTTGCAGAACAG TCATctcagaagaagaaaaggaaatcagaTTTTATTCCATTCAGAGATTCGGTTCTGACATGGCTCCTGAGAGAAAATCTAG gtgGAAACTCAAAGACAGCTATGATTGCTGCAATTAGCCCAGCAGACATCAATTTTGAGGAAACATTGAGTACCCTGAG GTATGCTGATCGTGCGAAACAAATTTTATGCAAAGCTATAGTCAATGAAGATCCCAATGCCAAG ATAATTCGTGAACTAAAGGAAGAAGTGTCAAAACTAAAGGAGCTTCTGGTCAATGAAGGCTACAATCCTGATGATTTGCAAT CTGTGTTAAGGCAAGGGTCTACACATTTACCAAGGAGATACAGTCAAGAATTCCATGATGGAACCCTAGAGAGACTCAAG GCATCTGAGAAACTGATAGCTGAACTAAATGAAACTTGGGAAGAGAAGCTTAGGAAAACAGAAGCCATTAAGCAAGAGAG AGAGGCAATGTTAGCTGAAATGGGTGTGGCCATCCACACTGATGGCCATACAGTTGGACTGTTTCAGCCAAGAAGG agacCTCATCTTGTCAATTTGAATGAGGATCCTTTGATGTCCGAGTGCCTTCTGTACTACATTAAGGACGGAACTACAAG AGTTGGCCAAGCCATGGCAAAGAGTCATCAAGATATTCAGCTTAGCGGGGAGAATATTCTTGATGAACATTGTGTCTTAGAACACACCCAAG GTGTGGTGAAGATAATTCCTTGCGAGAATAGCCGTACATTCGTCAATGGAAAACTGATAACAGAATCCACAGTGTtgagatcag GGGCTCGTATTATTCTCGGAAATAATCATGTATTTAGATTTAATTTTCCCGATCAAG CCCGTGAGGAGCGAATTCGTCAGTCTCGAGGGAATCTTCTCGAGGACATAAATG GAAAAAGTGAGGGTAAGGTAGAGGAACCCGTGGACTGGTCATTTGCAGTATTGGAACTGCTAAGAGAACAGGGTTGGGATGTAAAAGAGATGAATGAAAG GGTGGTTGAGTTAGAGGAGCAAATCAAGAGAGAAAAAGATCAAGCGGATTTACTTTTAGAGCAGCAGAGACTG ACCTATGAAACGCGACTGCAGGAACTTCAGCGGCAG ATGGATCAGTCGTCAGTACCATCCAGTGAATCAGTGGACAGTGACATAGATGTCGACAGTTTTGACA GCGAGAGCCCGCTGACCGAACGCGAACTCAACTTAGCGGAAGTGGTGATTGACAAGTGGAGATGTTACGTATGCACATCACTCAGG GATGCCTTGTTGAGTCATGCAGTACTGTTGAAAGAAGCAAACGCCATCAGCGTAGAGTTGAGGAAGAAG GTGGAATTCCAATTCACATTATTAACAGACACACTATATACTCCCCTTCCATCGTTTCTTTTGAGTGATGTCAAGCACAAGGATAACCCCACCGTATTGGCTGTGGAGGTCAAAGACATGAAACATGGCGCCTCACACTTCTGGTCGCTTGGAAAGCTACG GGACCGACTGGAAGACATGCGCTTTTTGTATGACACCGCCGCAGAAACCAATAGTAAAATCTCCTTTGACTCTGCTGATCCTTTCTACGATTCACTGCCATGGTTTAGACTGATTGGAAG ATCGTTTGTATACCTGAGTAACTTGGTGTTTGGTGTTCCACTGGAGCAAACGGTGCCGATTGTGAGTGAACTGGGGGACATACAAGGAAATCTATCCATCAACATTCAGCAGTGCACTG ATGGTGACACTTGGCAGGTAGACGAAACGGGTCGCTCTTGGGTACTGTGGTTAGAATTTCCTTCTGATGATCACGAACAGAAGAGTGAGAACGAG CGGGAAGTAGAAGAAGCGGTTGAAGCAGACGAGGTGCAGGAACCTCCATTTTCCAAGGGGACACTTCATGTCGGCCAGCCTTATGTGATTAGCATCACTGTACAACAGGCTCAAGGGATTCCAACTCAATACACGGATGTATTCTGTCAAATAAG GTTTTTGTGCAGTGAAGAAGATGAAGGATTTTCCACGGAGCCCGTtaccaacaaacaaaatggcggtCCTCTGGGTTTCTACTATAATCAAAAG ATTGGCGTGGTAGTAACAAGAGAGTTCATAGACTACATCAGCACCAGGCCCCTGCAGGTTGAAGTGTTTGGCCACTATCAGCATCACCCACAGCATCAGTCAACTGCGCAACTTCCAAG GGCCATAGTGAAGGAAGGAGAATTTAGTTCTAAATATCTGAAAG aATCTTCTCCTGCCGTACCTTTGCCATATCAACCCTG tGACGAAGAAGGAACTCTTAAGTTTGATTTGTTGGTCTGGGTTGAGGTCTTCGAAATGTCACCGTCTGGAGA ctATTTTCCTTGTGTTGTGAGGCGTAAAAATGACACTCCTTGTGGTGGAGTGTTCCTTCTTCATCAG GGAATTCAAAGGCGTCTTGTTGTTACAATAATTCACGAGAACTCTATGGACATCAGAATCAGAAAAGTCACAGAACTTGCTGTGG GTCGTGTACGTACAGCTCTCACCCCTCCCCCTGCAGGGGAAAGTTCAACTCACACTGTTTCACTGAACGTGCTGTCACCCCAAGTCCAGTCCCACCCGGATGAAAACAGATGCGTGTTTAGATTTGAAGCAGCCTGGGACTCGTCACTTCATAACTCCATTTTACTGAACAG GGTGACTCCGCCTGGAGAGCTTGTGTTCGTTACCATATCTGCGTACCTTGag CTCGAAAACTGTTGCCAGACTTCATGTCTCACAAAGGATATTCCTGTTTGCGTGTTTGGAAGGGATTCAAAAACCTCCTCACG GTCTGTTTGGAGTTTGTTCGGTTCTTCGCGACGTCCTGAAAA TGATAAACTCAGCGATATTTTTGAGCTGGTTTTCCATCCCGCTGATGAGCACGGCCAAT TAATGAAGACGAAGAAGAGAGCCGTGATCGACACTTCGAGTATTTACGTGAGAGGAGAAGAAAACCTTGGAGAATGGAAACCGAGAGGGATATCACTCCTTGATGAACATCAGTCACATTTAGACAAACTGGAGAGAATTCAGGAG GTTGGTAAAGCTCGTCATATCCTGTGCCTTGGTGAGACACTCATGTCCTCAGACCGTCCCGACAACGTGTTGGTTGATCCGGGAATTTTCTCAGCCGGTAGTACATATTCAAGCCGGAGTAGCCTGGGTTCTATTTCATTATCTTCCTCGTTTCTATCAGTTGCGTCACTTCCGGCTGGAAAGCCACTGCGTTTTACAAGAGATGTCAACCCAGAGCAAGTTAAAGAAACCTTGATAAAAAAG TGTCTTCGTCTCCTAATGTGGAGAAAGGACTTGTGTGAAGCTAAAGCTTTG AGTCGAGCTCCTTCGTCAGAGGGCAGTGCAAGTGCGTTAggaacacaagaaaaagaacaagaagatGAATCGAAAGTGGAGTATTACGTACCAGAGGTGTTGCTTGTCAGGAAAAA CCCGGTGACAAGCAAGCGTGGGTACCTACACATCATGGACGACTGCAGCAGTAGATGGAGCAAATGTTATGTA gttGTTCGGAAACCTTACGTGCTTCTATATCGCCAGGAAGGTGACCCG GTTGAAAAGTTTCTGATCAACTTGAAACATTCTAAAGTGGAGTGCCCAGAATACTTTGTG tcatttagTGTATTCTCAATCCGTACAAGACACTGCAGATTTCTTGTGCGTAATACAACAGAGAAAGAGGAAGATGCTTATGACTGGCTGTATGCGCTCGATCCTCTGTTAGTTGGCAGTTTGAG GTCGAGAAAAGGAAGTTCAAAACATGGACACAAATGA
- the LOC131786660 gene encoding GTPase-activating protein and VPS9 domain-containing protein 1, translating to MADDESIERNSLWHLQERLKQERLFVNKEKSEISSLNIEIQSTCERLYHLSWITRQQWKVVQRVRASPEECSHVVNRLDSARFVDASRHLGYLESKYWEFFKGLRENPSLVASTLAYADKINLDTSQLIRLLLNSLYGNCLLPQDENYVLMLMKHLIELKITGDESPEKFLQHKRNSFTSLFGILIESLFSAKLYLTAALHAPIMQVLSEDSLLQKRLPLKCTKFVENLKAKLYCFPQSLRWLMCQFANILSSHGMNDKEVRSMVLNLLFDCIVCPAIIRPEQFGITSDVQISEVASQNLQNIASCLQCLHSLYSSEDENARNLDMFSRIDPVCVTSFLDAILENQKDIRDFPNHKSLSGLCRNSVLITENELHALTSFLRMIEHSEDYKDIVNHKELEELLYPLPPQPEISPVEPITDPLAPPGPEYSIESPKTPKKKRAIKGKREDKARKQSLGEGQAAEFEGKIIKQYNPLYVENKSEGFKKEFLQRMALMLKEGEDVLVISLGYSGIECPGLLSEEKVLGIKKPSKNEAETTKSFRPRSSSSQFSKHIFSDKSSAKKGKEGCNKEKSDEKEITTSHNNDKEHSSEVPQQIIAGSGNQDNNTDLPKSDTGEKTRTDLNDLLLRNTNSTTHATPDVLEGSTSNMQDSASVDLIDFGSESPEPLSPVSPEHFTENPLVEKQLPLAFENQAAGNRDSAISSGGSTRISSISTASTQSSGVEFTKECIFVDSGHGEILEENSNVQLPCLEPVDAPGNEFRRRSSVISDQERRDSKVSNRVSTSSSTLTGYYGEGSNRDSQASFLSLDSEFPPRSGSSSTADDERESPAPMEKKTSRAASLKRHLRNRKKSKGKDSFDGPDNVEKRSEKKEKGFFGKIRTARSKEKTKTSNARVYDELVEKNLDPFDITYRMAHPEMEEKTPKDIENVIKKYTDIARSTAEEEKLDAADGDDDDDKDEEDDDIVDEEEKFENSKRKLRLVLCQADFQNLPMVHSENRIPEKSVSGKSQCQELLTFLHVQLAEAINLQDRALSAQLHETIRSVKDLPPQSFARLVESLQEDYKARAPYLAYLVNAHQGLLATHSHLERLVERVERDKIICRTYFTTSCVKLFLESKEKGEISRFTHNFQSLPTPDEKCALLEEFLETLGDEMEKHPIWSGVSDEQFQDSLVAIERAIMSSIYISAFYPFGGVDQQIDSTFHEHVINLQKVIHPNHKAVRVPKMYRKEAPWESAQKELLAINAYKTPTDKLKCVKRCCVTIMNLLCLASETSVPGADEFVPALVYVVIHANPEGLLSTMQYVNNFYDKRLSGEEAYYWMQFCAAIAFIKTLRYGSS from the exons ATGGCGGATGATGAGAGCATAGAAAGGAACAGCTTGTGGCATCTTCAAGAACGTTTGAAACAAGAGAGACTGTTCGTCAACAAAGAGAAATCTGAAATATCAAGTCTTAACATAGAGATACAATCAACTTGCGAAAGACTTTACCATTTGTCGTGGATAACTCGGCAACAATGGAAGGTGGTTCAGCGAGTGAGGGCTTCACCTGAAGAATGCAGCCATGTCGTAAACAGGCTGGATTCTGCCCGCTTTGTGGATGCATCAAGACATCTTGGCTACTTAGAATCAAAATACTGGGAATTTTTTAAGGGACTGAGAGAGAATCCCTCGCTTGTCGCATCCACTTTGGCTTATGCggacaaaattaatttagacACCTCTCAGCTGATTCGGTTGTTGTTGAACTCTCTTTATGGAAATTGCCTTCTTCCGCAAGATGAAAATTATGTGTTGATGCTAATGAAACACCTGATCGAGTTGAAAATCACAGGAGATGAGAGCCCTGAGAAATTCCTTCAGCATAAAAGGAATTCATTTACGTCGCTGTTTGGGATTCTAATCGAAAGCTTGTTCTCCGCAAAGTTGTATTTGACAGCGGCCCTTCATGCACCTATTATGCAAGTTCTCTCGGAAGATTCACTTTTACAGAAGCGCTTACCCCTCAAGTGCACTAAATTCGTGGAAAACCTTAAAGCGAAACTCTATTGTTTTCCTCAAAGCTTGCGATGGTTAATGTGTCAGTTTGCAAATATTCTTTCATCCCACGGTATGAATGATAAGGAAGTGAGGTCAATGGTCTTAAATCTGTTATTTGATTGCATTGTTTGTCCGGCGATAATACGACCTGAGCAGTTTGGCATCACTTCTGATGTTCAAATTAGTGAAGTAGCCTCACAGAACTTGCAAAATATAGCTTCCTGTTTGCAGTGCTTGCACTCTCTCTATTCCTCTGAAGATGAGAATGCAAGAAATTTGGACATGTTTTCAAGGATAGATCCA GTCTGTGTGACTTCATTTTTAGATGCCATATTAGAGAACCAAAAAGACATTCGAGATTTTCCAAACCATAAGTCCCTTTCTGGCCTTTGTCGCAATTCAGTTCTCATAACAGAAAATGAGCTACATGCCTTG ACAAGCTTTCTTAGAATGATTGAACACAGTGAAGACTACAAAGATATTGTTAACCATAAGGAGCTAGAAGAGTTACTGTATCCTCTGCCACCCCAGCCAGAGATAAGTCCTGTGGAGCCCATTACAGATCCGTTAGCACCCCCAGGTCCAGAGTATTCAATAGAGAGTCCAAAGACACCAAAAAAGAAACGAGCCATCAAAGGAAAGAGGGAAGATAAAGCTCGAAAGCAAAGCTTGGGAGAAGGTCAAGCCGCTGAGTTTGAAGGGAAGATAATAAAGCAGTATAACCCGttatatgttgaaaacaaaTCAGAAGGGTTTAAGAAAGAGTTTCTCCAGCGAATGGCACTGATGTTGAAGGAAGGTGAAGATGTCCTGGTGATCTCACTTGGCTATTCAGGGATTGAGTGTCCTGGCCTGCTGTCTGAGGAAAAA gTTCTTGGCATCAAAAAACCATCCAAGAATGAAGCAGAAACCACTAAAAGCTTCAGACCAAGGAGTAGCTCATCTCAGTTCTCCAAGCATATTTTTTCAGACAAATCTAGTgcaaagaaagggaaagaagGCTGCAATAAagagaaaagtgatgagaaggAAATAACAACCTCACATAATA ATGACAAGGAGCATTCATCAGAGGTACCTCAGCAAATCATTGCCGGTTCTGGTAACCAAGACAACAATACTGATTTGCCTAAGTCTGACACAGGAGAGAAAACGAGGACAGATCTTAATGATTTGCTTCTAAGAAACACCAATTCCACAACACATGCTACACCAGATGTTCTAGAAGGAAGTACATCAAATATGCAAGACTCTGCCAGTGTTGATTTGATTGATTTTGGAAGTGAGAGTCCAGAGCCATTATCCCCAGTGTCACCAGAACATTTCACTGAAAACCCGCTAGTGGAGAAACAGTTGCCTCTTGCCTTTGAAAATCAAGCGGCAGGTAACAGAGACAGTGCCATCAGTAGTGGTGGTAGCACACGCATTAGTTCCATCAGTACAGCAAGTACACAAAGTAGTGGAGTGGAGTTCACCAAAGAGTGCATTTTTGTAGATAGTGGCCATGGCGAAATTTTAGAGGAGAATTCTAATGTGCAGCTCCCCTGTCTAGAACCTGTAGATGCACCAGGCAATGAGTTCCGAAGGCGCAGCAGTGTCATCAGTGATCAGGAGAGAAGAGACAGCAAGGTCAGTAATCGAGTGAGCACAAGTAGTAGCACTCTGACTGGCTACTATGGAGAAGGATCCAACCGAGACAGCCAAGCAAGTTTCTTGAGCTTAGATTCTGAGTTTCCACCTCGAAGTGGATCATCAAGCACAGCTGATGACGAACGCGAGTCACCTGCACCCATGGAGAAGAAAACCTCTCGAGCAGCCTCTTTGAAGCGGCATTTGAGGAATAGGAAAAAGAGCAAAGGAAAAGACTCCTTTGATGGGCCAGATAATGTGGAAAAGCGGagtgaaaagaaagagaagggATTCTTTGGAAAGATAAGAACTGCTCGCTCCAAAGAGAAGACTAAGACAAGTAATGCAAGAGTGTATGACGAACTGGTGGAGAAAAACCTTGACCCTTTTGATATCACTTACAGAATGGCACACCCAGAAATGGAAGAGAAAACACCCAAAG acATCGagaatgtgataaaaaaatacacagATATTGCACGTTCTACTGCAGAAGAGGAAAAGTTGGATGCTGcagatggtgatgatgatgatgacaaagatGAGGAAGATGATGACATTGTTgatgaagaggaaaaatttgaaaactccAAGAGAAAACTAAGACTGGTTCTTTGCCAAGctgattttcaaaatcttcCCATGGTTCATTCAGAAAACAGGATACCAGAGAAAAG TGTGAGTGGAAAATCACAGTGTCAAGAACTTTTGACTTTCCTCCATGTACAACTTGCTGAAGCAATAAATCTTCAAGACAGAGCTTTGTCTGCTCAGTTGCATGAGACAATAAGAAGTGTGAAGGATCTGCCACCACAAAG CTTTGCTAGACTTGTGGAATCATTACAGGAGGATTATAAAGCTCGTGCTCCATACCTAGCATACTTGGTCAATGCACATCAAGGACTATTAGCAACTCATTCACACCTGGAGAGATTAGTAGAAAGAGTGGAAAG GGACAAGATCATTTGTCGCACTTACTTTACAACCTCTTGTGTGAAGCTATTTCTTGAGTCAAAGGAGAAAGGAGAGATTAGTAGATTTACCCATAATTTTCAATCCTTGCCAACACCGGATGAAAAg TGTGCATTGCTTGAAGAATTCCTAGAGACATTAGGGGATGAGATGGAAAAGCACCCAATCTGGTCAG GTGTCAGTGATGAGCAATTTCAGGATTCCTTGGTGGCAATAGAACGTGCCATTATGAGCAGTATCTACATTTCTGCATTTTACCCTTTTGGTGGAGTTGACCAGCAAATAGATAG TACGTTTCATGAGCATGTGATCAACCTGCAGAAAGTTATTCATCCTAATCACAAAGCTGTAAGAGTCCCTAAG ATGTACCGTAAGGAAGCACCCTGGGAATCAGCTCAGAAAGAACTGCTGGCAATTAATGCTTACAAG ACACCAACAGACAAGCTCAAGTGTGTCAAGCGATGTTGTGTCACCATTATGAATCTGTTGTGTTTAGCAAGTGAAACTAGTGTGCCTGGTGCAGATGAATTTGTCCCAGCCTTAGTGTATGTGGTGATAC